From Plasmodium yoelii strain 17X genome assembly, chromosome: 7, one genomic window encodes:
- a CDS encoding perforin-like protein 4, whose amino-acid sequence MVINLKIKFPKIRHALILGFFMVGFVMCYNHNDEIKEEFLSNNEIYNKYIGKGYDIMFGWPLPNNELNEDVGFKEIIFDTKNNIEYINENVCHKEEYFKFIEDINDVAYIALNNINIDDLDRNINPFSASIPYKGYFTDLEIKKRKYIVAENTCLHSYATYSLRESTKNINSDFLLDTESLPILSKNITEKTCSKLVYMYNSKNEQCIKFIKPWIDFFRKYGTHVVVSAHFGGKTINTLEVPIHKFEELKIYNYKYSIENNRYLDVFKDRLLLQKILKIEKGEYAYRNDSQDNYMQDEHDEKNDDDLEKKANDILNKYEDSNSNKINLDIKGGNNLNDDWKQLTYEKWKNSIYTNIEPIYLDLFSLSSFMHIEKKESYNNALLYYNNLFGMNQENYYYSQNITDILLDGKQVTGSGKGSLILSCPDGYTKSTGFIFVFDKSVELANNKKKVKKNLENRIKIHPCYNKGDYDTSCSYINKNSEIITFGWIYCVKYNFIKFETVYKKSDNRSSDGKELDIKCSDGNKLGLAFKIKLDQDKDLDKIKIKPCSIGDNKCIIEKMKNNTDYLIWGFCIPSFYQSINSLQLIYIEQDDVTANVQGACSDIYQNEYDDIFLGFTFAFIKDLINGFNISTCNGGVKYCVSKIHEPPKNTSTYKNTEQNYVGMFLMCQNHGGNEHKFVAQ is encoded by the coding sequence ATggttattaatttaaaaattaaatttccCAAAATAAGACATGCACTTATTTTGGGTTTCTTTATGGTTGGTTTTGTTATGTGTTATAATCACAATGATGAAATCAAAGAAGAATTCCTATCCAacaatgaaatatataataaatacataGGAAAGGGATATGATATTATGTTTGGGTGGCCATTACCAAATAATGAGCTTAATGAAGATGTAGGTTTTAAAGAAATAATATTTgacacaaaaaataatatagaatatattaatgaaaatgttTGTCATAAAGaggaatattttaaatttatcgAAGATATAAATGATGTTGCATATATAGCAttgaataatataaacataGATGATTTGGATAGAAATATTAATCCTTTTTCAGCCTCTATACCATATAAAGGGTATTTTACAGATctagaaataaaaaagagaaaatatatcgTTGCAGAAAATACATGCCTACATAGTTATGCAACTTATAGTTTAAGAGAATCtactaaaaatataaattccGATTTTTTGTTAGACACTGAAAGCTTACCTATTTTATCTAAAAATATCACTGAAAAAACTTGTTCCAAGTtggtatatatgtataattccAAGAATGAGCaatgtataaaatttattaagcCATGGATCGATTTTTTCAGAAAATATGGAACACATGTTGTTGTATCAGCTCATTTTGGTGGAAAAACTATTAACACGTTAGAAGTACCAATACATAAATttgaagaattaaaaatatataattataaatattcaattgaaaataatagatatttGGATGTATTTAAAGATCGATTGCTTTTGCAAAAGATACTAAAAATTGAAAAGGGGGAATATGCATATAGAAATGATAGCCAAGATAATTACATGCAAGATGAGCAcgacgaaaaaaatgatgacgatttagaaaaaaaagcaaatgATATATTGAACAAATATGAGGATTCAAAttcaaacaaaataaatttagatataaaaggaggaaataatttaaatgatgaCTGGAAACAACTAACTTATGAAAAGTGGaaaaattctatatatacaaatatagaACCTATATATcttgatttattttcattgagctcatttatgcatatagaaaaaaaagaatcatataataatgcattattatattataacaatTTATTTGGTATGAATcaagaaaattattattattctcaGAATATAACTGATATATTACTCGATGGAAAACAAGTAACAGGATCTGGGAAAGGGtctttaattttatcttGCCCCGATGGATATACTAAAAGTACTggatttatatttgtatttgaTAAATCTGTGGAATTAgcaaataacaaaaaaaaagtaaagaaAAATCTAGAAAATAGGATAAAAATACATCCATGCTATAATAAAGGGGACTATGACACATCATGTTcctatataaataaaaattcagaAATTATAACTTTTGGATGGATATATTGTgtcaaatataattttataaaatttgaaaCGGTTTACAAAAAAAGTGATAATAGATCCTCTGATGGAAAAGAATTAGATATAAAATGCTCAGATGGAAATAAATTAGGACTagcatttaaaataaaattagatCAGGATAAAGATTtagacaaaataaaaataaaaccatGTTCTATAGGTGATAATAAGTGTATTATtgagaaaatgaaaaataatactgATTATTTAATTTGGGGATTTTGTATCCCATCGTTTTATCAAAgtataaattcattacaaCTCATATACATCGAGCAAGATGATGTAACTGCAAATGTCCAAGGTGCTTGTTCAGATATATACCAAAATGAATATGATGATATTTTTCTTGGTTTTACTTTTGCATTTATAAAAGATTTAATAAATGGATTTAATATATCTACCTGTAATGGAGGAGTTAAATATTGTGTTAGTAAAATACATGAACCCCCAAAAAATACAagtacatataaaaatacagaACAAAATTATGTTGGAATGTTTCTTATGTGTCAAAATCATGGAGGAAATGAGCACAAATTTGTAGCACAATAA
- a CDS encoding perforin-like protein 5, protein MGINRCIWLAFAVVTTHIAVYCILKSHGIYDQRSYNNDVDISDIKYLVNYLGMSYDIIKGNPMGDPLFTVDLGYKRYILKEKLWQNEKDQKYEDNKNRQDKANQEGSKYQNGIKESKEKYKTSTEHDNDIFFIAKQKENIKCIYNKKGKIIKKLKDIDDEYKSYKFPSLYKIHPFNSSNYYRMLVERIEKGYSIIIDKKICSKYFVALKNVDNSKLDPFFISMLNDLEKNYNNININKYKCGVHSYKKNKYDKNCLRTITPWITFFNLYGTHLVSEVYYGGKIINILYSDYYNNINDSEQVQIYKKRLNPFTSGNKLGSFYFGSIISKKQSSTNKNQNNDNMLTYIKEKNTIYDGGIDIKEYKDGEGKVLMTNGIEEEWERTINGKYAKPIKLILRPFSDFIKTDDGKVAYYKALEYYSSITYFDYNKYPFEINKTESDLYKMSIKKWHQYIDKNMNLNISLKCENDEKIISGFIITNKKKLYNDSIVMHVCSSSDECSSGINIESDKSFEFGWILCGKHNLNEIYQIKKKATHENEQIICPSNMKIGFGFILTIQNSISSNMIIEPCVSGVNSCQSKQKNINESFQNFFWVNCLPISKQLFINTLESKALSQKMHIDKDILISLKCTPGKFIIFGFAIDYISSSLSHYLLCEVGSSECDLNIRVQQPNIQEMHIPIIYIVCSSI, encoded by the coding sequence ATGGGGATAAATAGGTGCATTTGGTTGGCATTTGCAGTGGTGACAACCCATATAGCAGTGTACTGTATTTTGAAGTCACATGGTATATATGATCAACGTTCCTATAATAATGATGTTGATATATcagatattaaatatttagtAAATTATTTAGGAATGTCTtatgatataataaaaggGAATCCAATGGGGGATCCACTATTTACTGTCGATTTAGGatataaaagatatattttgaaGGAAAAACTTTggcaaaatgaaaaagatcaaaaatatgaagataataaaaataggcAAGATAAAGCAAATCAAGAAGGAAGTAAATATCAAAATGGAATTAAAGAGagtaaagaaaaatataaaactagtACCGAACATGATAatgacatattttttatagctaaacaaaaagaaaatatcaaatgcatttataataaaaaaggaaaaataattaaaaaattaaaagatataGATGATGAATATAAGAGTTATAAGTTTCcatcattatataaaattcatcCTTTTAATTCTTCAAATTATTATAGGATGTTAGTTGAACGAATTGAAAAGGGGTATTCTATAATTATAGATAAAAAGATATGTTCTAAATATTTCGTtgctttaaaaaatgttgacAATAGCAAATTAGACCCGTTTTTTATAAGTATGTTGAATGatttggaaaaaaattataataatataaatataaataaatataaatgtggTGTACattcttataaaaaaaataaatatgataaaaattgtttaagAACAATAACCCCATGgattactttttttaatttatatggaACTCATTTAGTATCTGAAGTATATTATGGAGGGAAGattataaacattttatattctgattattataataatataaatgattctGAGCAAgttcaaatatataaaaaacgaTTGAACCCGTTTACAAGTGGAAATAAGCTTGGAAGTTTTTATTTTGGATCAATAATATCGAAGAAACAGAGTTCCACAAATAAAAACCagaataatgataatatgttaacttatataaaagaaaaaaatacgaTATATGATGGTGGAATAGATATTAAAGAATACAAAGATGGTGAAGGAAAAGTTCTCATGACAAATGGTATTGAAGAAGAATGGGAAAGAACtataaatggaaaatatgcaaaaccaattaaattaattttaagaCCTTTTTCtgattttataaaaacaGATGATGGAAAAGTTGCTTATTATAAAGCTTTAGAATATTATTCTAGCATTACttattttgattataataaatacccttttgaaataaataaaaccgAATCagatttatataaaatgagtattaaaaaatggcatcaatatatagataaaaatatgaatttaaatatatctcttaaatgtgaaaatgatgaaaaaattattagtggttttattataacaaataaaaaaaagttatataatGACAGTATAGTAATGCATGTATGTTCATCAAGTGATGAATGTTCTAGTGGAATAAATATAGAATCAGATAAAAGTTTTGAATTTGGTTGGATATTATGTGGGAAacataatttaaatgaaatatatcagattaaaaaaaaagcaacTCATGAGAATGAGCAAATTATTTGTCCATCAAATATGAAAATAGGTTTTGGATTTATATTAACAATACAAAATAGTATAAGTTCAAATATGATAATAGAGCCATGTGTAAGTGGTGTAAATTCTTGTCAatcaaaacaaaaaaatataaatgaaagttttcaaaattttttttggGTTAATTGCCTTCCTATTAGTAAACAGTTATTCATAAATACGTTAGAATCTAAAGCTTTGAGTCAAAAGATGCATATAGACAAAGATATTTTAATTAGTTTAAAATGTACACCTggaaaatttataatatttggaTTTGCAATCGATTATATTTCTTCGAGTTTATCACATTATCTATTATGTGAAGTAGGCAGTTCAGAATGTGATCTAAATATTCGAGTTCAACAACCAAATATTCAAGAAATGCATAttcctattatatatattgtatgtTCGTCTATTTAA